Proteins encoded together in one Syntrophales bacterium window:
- the xerD gene encoding site-specific tyrosine recombinase XerD, with translation MNDLIDEYLNFLTVEKGASYNTIEAYSRDLHRYACFVKKYGMQTVTDITPDDVISYLTELKKDGLTENSINRGLAAIRGFYKFLLREKKIDQNPVANIELAKVWMRLPDTLSQEEMNLLLAQPGVKTPSAIRDTAMLELMYATGIRVSELISLTINSINWQVGYLVTIGKGNKERIVPIGKSAYDYLRQYVEQARPRLLKGQSSEILFLNRSGKGLTRQGFWKIIKKYVAKLGWGEKIHPHTFRHSFASHLLEGGADLRSVQLMLGHADIATTQIYTHITRERLKEIHKRYHPRG, from the coding sequence ATGAACGATTTAATTGATGAGTATTTGAACTTTCTTACTGTGGAAAAGGGGGCCTCTTATAACACCATCGAGGCTTACAGTCGGGACTTGCACAGGTATGCCTGCTTTGTCAAGAAATATGGTATGCAAACTGTTACGGATATTACCCCTGATGATGTGATTTCTTACCTTACCGAGCTGAAAAAAGACGGTCTGACGGAGAATTCTATCAACAGGGGACTGGCAGCTATTAGAGGGTTCTATAAATTTCTCCTCCGGGAGAAGAAAATTGACCAAAATCCTGTGGCAAATATTGAATTGGCAAAGGTATGGATGCGTCTTCCCGACACTCTAAGTCAGGAGGAAATGAACCTGCTTCTTGCGCAGCCAGGTGTAAAAACTCCCTCCGCTATAAGGGACACGGCCATGCTGGAGCTGATGTATGCAACGGGGATCCGTGTCTCGGAATTGATCTCACTTACCATCAACAGTATCAACTGGCAGGTGGGGTATCTTGTCACAATAGGAAAGGGTAATAAAGAGAGGATTGTACCTATCGGTAAATCGGCGTACGATTATTTAAGGCAATATGTGGAACAAGCAAGACCCCGTCTCTTAAAGGGACAATCGTCCGAGATCCTCTTTCTGAACAGATCCGGTAAAGGCTTGACCCGACAGGGGTTCTGGAAGATCATAAAAAAATACGTGGCAAAATTGGGATGGGGGGAAAAAATCCATCCCCACACCTTCAGGCATTCTTTTGCCTCTCATCTTCTGGAGGGGGGAGCCGATCTTCGTTCCGTTCAGCTTATGCTGGGACATGCAGATATAGCAACAACCCAGATTTACACCCATATTACCCGAGAAAGGTTAAAGGAGATCCATAAGAGATATCATCCGAGGGGTTGA
- the dprA gene encoding DNA-processing protein DprA, giving the protein MDHHDLRYWIALKFVDGVGNVGFRTLVDALGSPKSVFQGTIANLKVVPGIGEKTAGQIKAFNDWGRVEREMETARKMNVSLVTFQDPRYPKALLNIYDFPPFLYVKGDLREEDINVAVVGSRRASTYGKFATERLCRELAMNGITVVSGMARGIDSAAHRGGLAGKGRTIAVLGSGLDVVYPPENEKLFLEIAAHGAVITEFPFGTPPHGPNFPARNRIISGISYGVVVVEAGDKSGSLITAKFALEQGREVFAVPGSIDTAGSRGTHKLIKQGAKLIENVYDILDEILPQLDRELQDSVLRARKDDTAQEKGTPAVAKVGGLSAAEIAVLKQISSEPVDVDSIIASTGLRANDVLHILLTMELQGLIRQLPGKMFVRKE; this is encoded by the coding sequence ATGGATCATCACGACCTGAGATACTGGATCGCCTTAAAGTTTGTTGATGGCGTGGGGAATGTGGGTTTTAGAACCCTGGTGGATGCCCTTGGTTCCCCTAAGAGTGTGTTCCAGGGAACCATCGCCAACCTCAAGGTGGTCCCGGGCATTGGCGAGAAAACGGCCGGCCAGATAAAAGCATTCAACGACTGGGGGAGAGTTGAAAGGGAGATGGAAACCGCTCGCAAAATGAATGTTTCCCTCGTTACGTTCCAGGATCCACGATATCCAAAGGCCCTTCTGAACATCTATGACTTCCCTCCCTTCCTCTATGTGAAGGGGGATCTGAGGGAAGAAGATATCAACGTTGCTGTTGTCGGTTCCAGGAGGGCGAGTACCTATGGCAAATTTGCCACGGAGAGGCTCTGCCGCGAGCTTGCGATGAATGGAATTACTGTGGTAAGTGGTATGGCGAGAGGAATAGATTCGGCGGCGCACAGGGGGGGCCTCGCCGGTAAGGGTAGAACCATCGCTGTTTTAGGCTCCGGTCTTGATGTTGTTTATCCGCCGGAGAACGAAAAACTTTTCCTGGAAATTGCCGCACATGGCGCCGTCATTACGGAATTCCCGTTCGGTACACCACCTCATGGACCAAACTTTCCTGCCAGAAACAGGATCATCAGTGGCATTTCCTACGGCGTGGTGGTTGTCGAGGCAGGTGATAAGAGCGGATCCCTGATCACAGCCAAGTTCGCCCTGGAACAGGGTCGAGAGGTATTCGCCGTACCGGGCAGTATTGATACCGCCGGATCGAGAGGGACACACAAGCTGATCAAACAGGGGGCAAAACTGATAGAAAATGTTTATGATATCCTCGACGAGATACTTCCCCAATTAGACAGGGAGTTGCAGGATAGTGTTCTGCGGGCAAGAAAGGATGATACCGCTCAGGAAAAAGGAACTCCTGCCGTGGCGAAGGTCGGCGGACTAAGTGCAGCAGAGATTGCCGTATTAAAACAGATCTCCTCGGAACCGGTTGATGTTGACAGTATCATTGCCTCCACAGGGTTAAGAGCCAATGATGTCTTACATATACTGCTGACTATGGAATTGCAGGGTCTCATCAGGCAATTGCCTGGAAAAATGTTCGTACGCAAGGAATGA
- the topA gene encoding type I DNA topoisomerase yields MSDSLIIVESPTKVRTIKKYLGANFAVRATMGHVKDLPKSGLGIDMKNHFAPTYRLIETKKKVIADLKRAARRADHIYLAPDPDREGEAIAWHIAEEIGAKDKHIHRVLFNDLTKSTILHAINHPGELDVAKYEAQQTRRILDRLVGYQISPLLWEKVRRGLSAGRVQSVAVRIVCDREEEIRRFVSEEYWNITAHLECHMSHVISRTSTDLQPTTYDLRLTTFKARLLKIKDKKAKVADESQAKEILNIVKTMPFVVAKVEKKEIKRFPLPPFTTSKLQQEAARWLHFPAKKTMSVAQRLYEGIELGEEGPVGLITYMRTDSFRIAEEALRDAREYIRDNYDPAFLPVKARVFKNPAKVQDAHEAIRPASVDYKPKDIKQYLSNDQFRLYQLIWNRFVASQMNPAIFDQTIIDITAGGGGYLFRAQGSVMRFSGYTIVYTEGKDASEDEDDFGMVLPEVAEGEALALISLSTEQKFTQPPPRFSEATLVRELEEKGIGRPSTYATILSTIQERNYVHKEKVNFYPTDLGILITELLVRNFPRILDVAFTAALEDKLDLIEEGKNNRLDTLNDFYIPFAEELKKARAEMRNIKGEETPTDIVCDKCGNVMVIKWGKNGKFIACSNYPACKNTMNIAQGEKGQMSQKEEEITDTICECGRNMVVKEGRFGKFLGCSGYPECKNTMPLSCGVRCPEKECSGYLCERRTKKGKTFFGCSRYPDCTYALWDRPRPTACPQCGAPFLVEKPAPPEGTYLACLHKDCGYKNKET; encoded by the coding sequence ATGTCAGATTCGCTGATCATTGTTGAATCCCCCACCAAGGTCAGGACCATCAAGAAATATCTCGGTGCGAATTTCGCAGTCCGGGCGACGATGGGGCATGTCAAGGACCTCCCCAAAAGCGGCCTGGGCATAGACATGAAAAACCATTTTGCACCCACGTATCGTCTCATCGAAACGAAGAAAAAGGTGATCGCCGACCTGAAAAGAGCGGCAAGGAGAGCCGATCATATCTACCTGGCACCTGATCCTGACCGGGAAGGCGAGGCAATAGCCTGGCATATCGCCGAGGAAATCGGCGCAAAAGATAAACATATCCACCGGGTTCTTTTTAACGACCTGACTAAGAGCACCATCCTTCACGCGATCAACCATCCGGGAGAGCTTGACGTCGCCAAGTACGAAGCCCAGCAAACTCGGCGTATCCTTGACAGACTTGTCGGATACCAGATCAGTCCTCTCCTCTGGGAGAAGGTAAGAAGGGGATTGAGTGCAGGTCGGGTGCAGTCAGTAGCGGTCAGGATCGTCTGTGACAGAGAGGAAGAGATACGCAGATTTGTTTCGGAAGAGTACTGGAATATCACCGCCCATCTCGAATGTCATATGTCGCATGTCATAAGTCGTACGTCAACTGACTTACAACCTACGACTTACGACTTACGACTTACGACTTTTAAGGCCCGGCTCCTCAAGATCAAGGATAAAAAGGCAAAGGTCGCTGATGAATCACAGGCAAAGGAGATACTAAACATCGTCAAGACGATGCCCTTTGTCGTTGCCAAAGTAGAAAAAAAGGAAATTAAGAGGTTCCCCCTTCCCCCTTTCACCACCAGTAAACTACAGCAGGAAGCAGCGCGGTGGCTCCATTTTCCCGCAAAAAAAACAATGAGTGTCGCCCAGAGGCTGTATGAAGGAATAGAATTAGGGGAAGAAGGTCCCGTGGGATTAATCACTTATATGAGAACGGATTCTTTTCGTATTGCGGAAGAGGCTCTCCGAGATGCGAGAGAATATATCAGAGACAATTATGATCCGGCATTTCTTCCTGTTAAGGCCAGGGTCTTCAAAAACCCGGCTAAAGTCCAGGATGCACACGAGGCGATAAGACCCGCCTCCGTAGATTACAAGCCTAAAGATATTAAACAATATCTCAGCAATGACCAGTTCCGCCTCTACCAGCTTATCTGGAACCGTTTTGTGGCAAGCCAGATGAATCCTGCCATCTTCGATCAGACGATCATTGACATAACGGCAGGGGGAGGGGGCTATCTCTTCCGGGCACAGGGTTCGGTGATGAGATTTTCCGGCTATACCATTGTCTACACGGAAGGAAAAGATGCAAGCGAAGATGAGGACGATTTTGGCATGGTCCTCCCCGAAGTTGCGGAAGGTGAGGCGCTTGCCCTCATTTCCCTTTCGACCGAGCAGAAATTTACCCAGCCGCCACCAAGGTTTTCCGAAGCGACCCTGGTCAGGGAGCTTGAAGAAAAAGGCATCGGCAGACCGAGCACTTATGCGACCATATTGAGCACCATCCAGGAGAGAAACTATGTCCATAAGGAAAAAGTGAATTTTTACCCCACCGATCTCGGCATCCTGATAACGGAGCTCCTGGTGAGAAATTTTCCCCGGATCCTGGATGTAGCCTTTACCGCTGCACTGGAAGACAAACTGGACCTGATCGAGGAAGGGAAAAATAACAGGCTCGACACATTAAACGATTTTTACATTCCTTTTGCGGAAGAGCTGAAGAAAGCCCGGGCGGAGATGCGAAATATTAAAGGAGAGGAAACACCGACGGACATTGTTTGTGATAAATGTGGTAACGTGATGGTTATTAAATGGGGGAAAAATGGCAAATTTATAGCCTGTTCCAATTACCCTGCCTGTAAGAATACCATGAATATCGCTCAGGGTGAAAAGGGGCAGATGAGTCAGAAGGAGGAGGAGATAACGGATACCATCTGTGAATGCGGCCGGAACATGGTTGTCAAAGAGGGGAGATTTGGCAAATTCCTGGGGTGCTCCGGCTATCCCGAATGTAAAAATACGATGCCCCTCAGTTGCGGTGTAAGATGTCCCGAGAAAGAGTGCAGCGGATACCTATGTGAGAGACGAACAAAAAAAGGAAAAACATTCTTCGGTTGCTCCAGGTACCCCGACTGCACCTATGCCCTCTGGGACAGGCCTCGACCTACGGCATGTCCCCAATGCGGGGCGCCATTCCTCGTGGAAAAGCCGGCACCTCCCGAGGGAACTTACCTTGCCTGTCTTCATAAAGATTGCGGTTATAAAAATAAGGAGACATAG
- a CDS encoding FAD-dependent oxidoreductase, giving the protein MNRKKPIIVIGGGLAGCEAAWQLLKRGKTEVVLYEMKPEKFSPAHKSPHLAELVCSNSFRSNSLENAVGLLKEEMRTMASLIVEAADATAVPAGRQGIHTPQYGGISDEADPA; this is encoded by the coding sequence ATGAACCGTAAGAAACCGATTATCGTGATTGGGGGAGGCCTTGCCGGTTGTGAGGCGGCCTGGCAATTGTTAAAGCGGGGGAAAACCGAAGTCGTCCTCTACGAAATGAAGCCAGAGAAATTTTCCCCGGCCCATAAATCGCCGCATCTCGCTGAGCTTGTCTGCAGCAATTCATTTCGTTCCAATAGCCTGGAAAATGCTGTGGGGCTCCTGAAGGAAGAGATGCGCACCATGGCCTCACTGATTGTGGAGGCGGCTGACGCAACAGCCGTACCGGCAGGAAGACAGGGCATCCACACTCCTCAATATGGTGGGATTTCAGACGAAGCTGACCCGGCCTGA
- a CDS encoding FAD-dependent oxidoreductase: protein MVGFQTKLTRPEQRRIFRMIPGLERAEFARYGSIHRNTFINSPVLLRKTLQLQENDNIFFAGQITGVEGYVESSAMGLIAGLNASCYLSGRELPPPPPEATAFGALLHYITSIPHKTFQPMNVNLGLFPPLPPGTSKGKRERGMYYARRSLEALKKWKEEAVLKLLPQDNAL, encoded by the coding sequence ATGGTGGGATTTCAGACGAAGCTGACCCGGCCTGAGCAGCGAAGGATATTCAGAATGATACCGGGACTGGAAAGAGCAGAATTTGCCAGATATGGAAGTATCCACCGGAATACCTTTATCAACTCTCCCGTCCTCCTCAGAAAAACCCTGCAACTGCAGGAGAACGACAACATATTCTTTGCCGGACAGATTACCGGTGTGGAAGGTTATGTCGAATCGTCAGCCATGGGGCTTATCGCCGGTTTGAATGCATCCTGCTATCTGTCAGGAAGAGAATTGCCGCCGCCGCCGCCTGAAGCAACGGCTTTTGGCGCCCTCCTGCATTATATTACCAGTATTCCCCACAAGACATTTCAGCCGATGAATGTCAATTTAGGCCTCTTTCCGCCACTTCCCCCAGGGACGTCGAAAGGAAAGAGGGAAAGGGGGATGTACTATGCCCGACGTTCCCTGGAGGCCCTAAAAAAATGGAAAGAAGAGGCGGTACTTAAGCTTTTGCCTCAAGATAATGCTTTGTAA
- a CDS encoding ATP-binding protein, which translates to MSRSRDKDSSKEIGKQNKKSILSERLAFTGRIAAGIAHEIRNPLGNVSMAVQQLKEAFSEDSPWSKHIEVIIRNTERINFLITELINCARPPELNIRPHDMQEVIENVLDSIMSSLSTQRIEVIKKFDSKPSIISVDREQISRVFLNVIINSVEAMPEGGTMTISTSIENGLFIVKIQDTGGGIPEEDIIRIFDPFFSTKPTGVGLGLSIIYGIVVSHGGKIGVESTWRRGTVFTISLPTE; encoded by the coding sequence ATGTCCAGATCAAGAGATAAAGATTCTTCTAAAGAAATTGGTAAGCAAAACAAAAAATCGATTCTATCCGAAAGGCTTGCCTTTACCGGTAGAATAGCCGCCGGTATAGCCCATGAGATAAGAAATCCGCTTGGCAACGTGTCCATGGCGGTCCAGCAGCTTAAGGAGGCCTTTAGCGAAGATAGCCCCTGGTCCAAACATATTGAAGTCATTATTAGAAACACGGAGAGGATTAACTTTTTGATCACCGAACTCATCAACTGTGCCCGGCCACCGGAGCTTAACATCCGTCCCCATGATATGCAGGAGGTTATAGAAAACGTTTTGGATTCGATAATGAGCAGTCTTTCCACACAACGGATAGAGGTGATTAAGAAATTTGACTCAAAGCCATCAATAATAAGTGTCGATAGGGAACAGATCAGCCGGGTATTCTTGAACGTGATAATCAATTCTGTTGAGGCCATGCCTGAAGGCGGCACAATGACAATCAGTACAAGTATTGAAAATGGCCTTTTTATTGTAAAGATTCAAGATACAGGGGGGGGCATCCCCGAAGAAGATATTATCAGGATATTTGATCCTTTTTTTAGCACTAAGCCAACGGGAGTAGGTCTGGGTCTATCAATAATCTACGGGATTGTTGTAAGTCACGGCGGGAAAATAGGTGTGGAAAGCACTTGGAGAAGGGGTACTGTCTTTACAATCTCTTTGCCCACAGAATAG
- a CDS encoding response regulator, with protein sequence MEELKYDVRRGADTYRLIYHSRLKSWILKGIIKRDEAIVWRSGLSGWRKPEELEELIPFFEQRQRARLRREMEVLRPAPPPKRQIKNVLIVDDEEDLCWLLTNTLQSKGYNVSTADGIIEGMACLKNKSPDLVFIDLKLPDGDGMDMLPEIKVAAPQTVVVIISAYGSEEKRAEAEDRGVHSFIDKPFTEERILETIAQFQERNDHPLRGTWEPS encoded by the coding sequence ATGGAAGAGCTGAAATACGATGTGAGAAGAGGGGCGGATACATACAGGTTAATCTATCACTCCAGGCTGAAAAGCTGGATTCTAAAGGGTATTATCAAACGAGACGAAGCGATTGTATGGAGAAGCGGTCTTTCGGGCTGGCGCAAACCCGAAGAACTTGAAGAGCTGATACCCTTTTTTGAACAGAGGCAACGGGCACGCTTAAGAAGGGAAATGGAGGTGCTAAGGCCGGCCCCGCCCCCAAAAAGGCAGATAAAGAATGTCTTGATCGTGGATGACGAAGAGGATTTGTGCTGGCTCCTAACCAATACCTTGCAAAGCAAAGGGTATAATGTATCAACTGCCGATGGCATAATTGAAGGTATGGCCTGTCTAAAGAATAAGTCGCCCGATTTGGTATTTATAGACCTAAAGTTACCTGACGGGGATGGAATGGATATGCTTCCCGAAATCAAAGTGGCAGCTCCGCAGACAGTAGTAGTCATAATTTCCGCTTACGGCAGTGAAGAAAAAAGGGCAGAAGCGGAGGACAGGGGGGTTCACAGTTTCATTGACAAGCCGTTTACTGAGGAAAGGATATTGGAAACTATAGCACAGTTTCAAGAGAGGAATGACCATCCATTAAGAGGCACATGGGAACCGAGTTAA
- a CDS encoding sigma-54 dependent transcriptional regulator, translating to MSAEQQTSRKILVVDDDQDFRWAMGNVLQAAGYRVIQAQDGKEAMSLLEKDIPDLVLLDYRMPGRDGLHVARDMKQRIPAVPILIITAYAEVASAVEAMKMGVYDYVTKPVDNNDLIFTIKRALEKQDLIQEVEHLRKALTERASLYELMGKSDQIKKLVQLLEKAAPTPFTVLIQGESGTGKELVARAIHDLSLAKEGPFVAVDCGAIPETLIESELFGYMRGAFTGAHTDKPGQFELANGGTLFLDEVGNLPYLAQQKLLRAMQERCIQRLGAKKTQPIQVRIIAATNQPLENDVEAGRFRSDLYFRLKEFSITVPPLRRRTDIFYLAKKFVNEAEGELKKKCAGISKNALSALFSYPWPGNVRELRNVIRQAVLLCEENGPINTEHLMLTTELMPGPTEIDPALSLNLFYNGKKSLKEQVKSFTDALEKRIIKEALTETKGNKSKASRKLGIDYKTLLRKIKMHQLNSG from the coding sequence ATGTCCGCTGAGCAACAAACCTCAAGGAAGATCCTGGTAGTGGATGACGATCAGGATTTTCGTTGGGCAATGGGCAATGTCCTTCAGGCAGCGGGATACAGGGTCATTCAGGCGCAAGATGGCAAGGAAGCGATGAGTTTGTTAGAGAAAGATATCCCTGACCTGGTCCTTTTGGACTACCGAATGCCTGGACGAGACGGCCTGCACGTTGCGAGGGATATGAAGCAGCGGATTCCCGCAGTACCCATTCTCATAATCACGGCCTATGCAGAGGTGGCCTCCGCAGTGGAGGCCATGAAGATGGGCGTATACGATTACGTTACAAAGCCGGTAGATAACAACGACCTCATCTTTACCATCAAACGGGCGCTGGAGAAGCAAGATCTCATACAGGAGGTTGAGCATTTAAGAAAGGCATTGACTGAACGGGCATCCCTTTATGAGCTGATGGGAAAGAGCGACCAGATCAAGAAGCTTGTCCAACTCTTGGAGAAGGCTGCGCCCACTCCATTCACTGTTTTAATACAAGGAGAGAGCGGTACGGGTAAGGAACTTGTGGCCCGTGCCATTCACGACTTGAGTCTAGCTAAGGAAGGACCGTTTGTCGCCGTGGACTGCGGCGCCATTCCTGAAACCCTGATTGAAAGCGAACTGTTCGGCTACATGAGGGGAGCCTTTACCGGCGCCCACACGGACAAACCGGGCCAATTCGAACTGGCAAACGGTGGCACTCTGTTTTTAGATGAAGTGGGCAATCTTCCCTATCTGGCGCAACAGAAGCTTCTTCGAGCCATGCAGGAGCGGTGTATCCAGAGGTTGGGAGCGAAGAAGACTCAACCCATTCAGGTCCGAATTATTGCAGCCACGAACCAGCCTCTGGAAAATGATGTAGAGGCCGGTAGATTCCGCTCTGATCTCTATTTCAGGCTGAAAGAATTTTCCATAACAGTCCCCCCGCTCAGAAGGAGGACAGACATTTTCTACTTAGCCAAAAAGTTCGTGAATGAAGCGGAGGGAGAACTCAAGAAAAAATGTGCCGGGATCTCCAAGAATGCCCTAAGTGCTCTCTTCTCCTACCCCTGGCCTGGCAACGTTCGCGAATTGAGGAACGTTATCCGCCAGGCTGTACTCCTCTGCGAGGAGAATGGACCCATAAACACCGAGCACCTGATGCTGACCACCGAATTGATGCCTGGCCCCACAGAAATAGACCCTGCCCTCTCCCTTAACCTTTTTTATAACGGTAAAAAGTCTTTAAAAGAGCAGGTCAAGTCCTTCACCGATGCCCTGGAGAAGAGGATCATAAAGGAAGCGCTAACAGAAACAAAGGGAAATAAGAGCAAGGCTTCCCGTAAACTGGGTATTGACTACAAGACCTTACTTAGAAAAATCAAGATGCATCAATTAAACAGTGGTTAG